Part of the Sinorhizobium terangae genome is shown below.
CGAAGTCGCGCCGTCCGAGGACGAGCGTGACACCTATCTTGGCCTTGCCGCCGATCTGCGTCCTCGGCTGGACGGGATCGACGGCTTCATTTCGATCGAGCGGTTTCAAAGCCTTGCCGATCCGAACAAATTGCTGTCGCTTTCCTTTTGGCGAGACGAGGCGGCGGTGAAGGCGTGGCGTAACGGTGCCGAACATCGCGCCGCCCAGGAGGCAGGACGGCACGGCGTCTTTGCCGATTATCGGCTGAGGATCGCGACGGTCGTCCGGGACTACGGCCTCAACGATCGCGATCAGGCGCCGCCGGACAGTCGCGAATGGCATGAACGAGCCGAGACGACTTGAGAATGCGCCGCACCAGTGAGCCACTGAGCGACGGTCGGTCGGCATAAGCATGGACGCGAATTTTTCCGGAACGGTTTCAGCCTTTGGTAACCATCTTCGGTAACCATAAGCGTATAGTCAGTCCGAGTAAGCGTTTTTGCGAGTTGTCCATGTCTTCAGTTGTTTCGCTTGCCGAAATCTCCCGTGCCGCCCGTCCGTTGAACTGGCTCGACAGCATCATCAAGGGAGATTGCGTGGCCGCGCTGAACGCGCTTCCCGATAATTCCGTCGATGTCGTTTTTGCCGACCCGCCCTACAATCTCCAGCTCGGCGGCATGCTGCACCGGCCTGACCAATCGCTGGTCGATGCCGTCGACGACGACTGGGACCAGTTCGCTTCCTTCGAGGCTTACGACGCCTTTACCCGCGCGTGGCTGCTTGCCTGCCGCCGTGTCCTGAAGCCGACCGGCACGCTCTGGGTGATCGGCTCCTACCACAATATCTTCCGGGTCGGTGCGATCCTGCAGG
Proteins encoded:
- a CDS encoding antibiotic biosynthesis monooxygenase family protein, translated to MIAVIFEVAPSEDERDTYLGLAADLRPRLDGIDGFISIERFQSLADPNKLLSLSFWRDEAAVKAWRNGAEHRAAQEAGRHGVFADYRLRIATVVRDYGLNDRDQAPPDSREWHERAETT